Proteins encoded by one window of Streptomyces sp. LX-29:
- a CDS encoding SRPBCC family protein: MSSRSEFVYVTVIRATPERLWQALTDPAVIRRYFEGTGPESDWRPGSPVRWKINPNGEFHDWGQKVLEAEPQRRLCYTWHTYEPEIAEMFGWSDERLAELRKERISKVAFELEPLGNAAVKLTVVHDDFEPDSEMLKGVSEGWPVILSNLKTLLETGETLPLSAE; encoded by the coding sequence ATGAGCAGCAGGTCGGAGTTCGTGTATGTGACGGTCATCCGCGCCACCCCGGAGCGGCTGTGGCAGGCCCTCACCGACCCCGCCGTCATCCGCCGCTACTTCGAGGGCACCGGCCCGGAGTCCGACTGGCGACCGGGGTCGCCCGTGCGGTGGAAGATCAACCCGAACGGGGAGTTCCACGACTGGGGGCAGAAGGTCCTGGAGGCCGAGCCCCAGCGCCGGCTCTGCTACACCTGGCACACCTACGAGCCCGAGATCGCCGAGATGTTCGGCTGGAGCGACGAGAGACTCGCCGAGCTGCGCAAGGAGCGGATCTCCAAGGTCGCCTTCGAGCTGGAGCCGCTGGGGAACGCCGCCGTCAAGCTGACCGTCGTCCACGACGACTTCGAGCCCGACAGCGAGATGCTCAAGGGCGTCAGCGAGGGCTGGCCCGTGATCCTCTCCAACCTCAAGACACTCCTGGAGACCGGAGAGACCCTTCCGCTCTCGGCGGAATGA
- a CDS encoding pseudouridine synthase: MRRRPKIPPAPLPQRHGIDPVRLRLPADGSWTTIRDHLVDRLPALGRERIDALLRDGGIVGTEGPVAPDAPFAPGAFLWFYRPLAAEVPVPYELEILHRDEAIVVVDKPHFLSTTPRGSHVTETALVRLRRDLRLPELSPAHRLDRLTAGVVMFVIRPEHRSAYQSLFQDRGVRKEYEAIAPYRPGLALPRTVRSRIHKERGVIAAQEVPGPPNSESRIELIEHRAGLGRYRLRPITGRTHQLRLHMSALGTPILGDPVYPVVTDPAPDDFSAPLQLLATTLEFTDPVTGEPRRFTSGRTLAAWPAPGLPED, from the coding sequence GGCGCCGCTGCCGCAGCGGCACGGGATCGACCCGGTCCGGCTGCGGCTGCCCGCCGACGGCTCCTGGACCACGATCCGTGACCACCTGGTCGACCGACTCCCCGCCCTGGGCCGGGAGCGGATCGACGCGCTGCTGCGCGACGGCGGAATCGTCGGCACCGAGGGGCCCGTGGCCCCCGACGCGCCCTTCGCTCCGGGCGCCTTCCTGTGGTTCTACCGGCCGCTCGCCGCGGAGGTGCCGGTCCCGTACGAGCTGGAGATCCTGCACCGGGACGAGGCCATCGTCGTCGTGGACAAGCCGCACTTCCTGTCCACCACCCCGCGGGGCAGCCATGTCACCGAGACCGCCCTGGTGCGGCTCCGCCGCGACCTTCGGCTGCCCGAGCTCAGCCCCGCGCACCGGCTGGACCGGCTGACCGCCGGCGTGGTGATGTTCGTGATCCGCCCCGAGCACCGGTCCGCCTACCAGTCGCTCTTCCAGGACCGCGGGGTGCGCAAGGAGTACGAGGCGATCGCGCCGTACCGCCCGGGGCTCGCCCTGCCGCGCACCGTGCGCAGCCGCATCCACAAGGAGCGCGGAGTGATCGCCGCGCAGGAGGTCCCCGGACCGCCCAACAGCGAGAGCCGGATCGAGCTGATCGAGCACCGCGCCGGCCTCGGCCGCTACCGGCTCCGTCCGATCACCGGCCGCACCCACCAGCTGCGCCTGCACATGAGCGCCCTGGGCACGCCCATCCTCGGCGATCCGGTCTACCCGGTGGTCACCGATCCGGCCCCGGACGACTTCAGCGCCCCGCTCCAGCTGCTGGCCACCACGTTGGAGTTCACCGACCCGGTCACCGGCGAGCCGCGCCGTTTCACCAGCGGGCGCACACTGGCGGCCTGGCCCGCCCCGGGGCTCCCCGAGGACTGA